GATCCTGTGGATTAACTGCATCACCATACATgaaatcacacatcttatcccctatcctttggaaaggggctaAGATGCGATGGACAACTTTCGTCCAATGCAAGTAAGCTATCCGTGTTTGAATGTGTGCAACTTGCCCAAAATtcagaatacagagctctctaaaAACAGGGAACTAGTCCCTTTACACCAAACACATATGAATGAATGAACATCATTTTACATGATTGTAAAGAAATGTGCCGGAACCCACCTAGAAGCAAGCCATCTCCAAAGGAACCATTTGCAAACATGTTTCCTAACAAGCTCTGTTGTAAAATATAGGAATCATGGTTTGAGCCTGGGTATGATGCCACTACATCCAGAATTTCAAAATTGGGCCCACACACAATTTGGACATTGAGGGAGTGGAAAAGTTTACGATTGCGGTAAATTGCCTCAAATTGGGCCGGAGGAATCAATGCCACATGTGTGCAATCGATAAGGCCAAGAATGTTTGGGAATCCAGCCTTTGCATAAAATTTAGCCATCATTTGCCTCTGTTCCAAACTGGTTAGCGGAAATTTAATATAATCATTTACAACATTGTAAAGGGCTTCAACCACTTCGTGAACAATCCTTGAGAAAGCTGACTGACTTATTCCAAATTTGGAAGCTACACAATATTGGAAGGAGCCCGATGCGAGATAATGCAGCACAGCTATTAACTTTGTCATTCCAGGAATGGCTTGACTACGTTTTGTCTTTCTTTCCAAACTAGGTTGGATTTTGCTGTAGAGTTCTTCAATTGCTTGTCGACTTAATCTAAACTGCTGTCTTATCTCCATTTCAGAAAAAGAACTGAGTGCCACACGCTCTCTGAACACTCTTGGCTGACGACGTTTTGTGATTAAGGACTGAGGTTGTGTTTCCTCATTCTGCCACATCATCATTATGGGTAAGTGTGCCTCCATTGTAATCTTGTTTTAGTGAGACTgtaagaaaacaaaaaatcaaaaaaggtTAGCTAGATccaacatttcttaaaggggtactccattttcACCTAATCTACATATCACTAAAATCTTTATCTAACCTGAGGATTTCAAGGTCCAGACTCCTTTGCTATCCTGCACAAGCCTAACACCAATATTGTAAAAATAATGCGCGCACTCGATCCAGTCGCTATGCATCTCTGCTCTATTATGGATTCTCGCATTGGGTGTTTGGACTGACCCCAGGGCCAAatctgtgtgttccatgctgttaGTAGTTCTCCCCAATTTGGTCAAGATGTGTTACCCCAAAAAAATTAGTACAAAACAAGTTTGGAATGCTTCTGATGTTAAAAAGCAAAGAAACAAAGAAAATTCCCTAAACAAAAATGTTAATCTTTGTGGAATACACCAAGTTATGGCGaaggaaaccaaaaaaaaaaaaaagggccgtaACACTGGAATGTAAGCCTCAAAAAGCCTATACGTTACTGACCTACTGGACATTGCAAGGTACGTTGCTGAAACTTtaaccacagcaaaaaaaaaaatgtgtccgcAAAATTGCCTATAACAAAATCGCAAAATGAACAGACATTTGCATGGCCCAACATTAACTGAAAAATTTAGCAAACTACTAAATTAGCTAAAAATAATTAGATCAAATCCAGATTAATTAGATTTggtttggggaggggggtgggtggTTGCTGATGAAATTgcagtaatatatagtataggtcaatgtttcccaaccaggggtgcctccagctgttggcaaactacaaatcccagcatgttggactatatattagTATCTAGTCTAGCCTATATTACATACTCCTATATAGTTCcacatgctgggagctggagttttgcaacagctgtaggcacccctaattgggaaacactgatatatactatcTCCTACTATGTAGtcccacatgctgggagttgtagttttgccttaCCGTCTTACTGTAAATTAATCAGCACCCCCTTCCACAACCCAAATCAAATTAGTTTTATTGATTTAATCAACATTTGATAAAAAGCCTAATAAGTTGATTTTGTTGGGGGGGCAGGCAGGCCTTTAGCTGTTTAAGGGGCCCCACTATTTGGGATGGCAGCCCTGCCTAGCAATACATACAGGTTATAACATTAAACCTCATCTACATTGTTGTTAATGTTTGCAATTTTTGGCCTGATTACCCATTATACCATTTGAAGGCTGCCTTACCTCAGTCTCTCCAGGTTGCTCGGTGTGAGTGTGAGTAGCTCCGCCATTTCTTATTTATTTCGCGGGGTTTTGGTCCCTGGTAATTTTATTTTTGGCGCAAGTCCGTTTAAAAATTGCgcaattgcgccaaaaaaaacaaactaatGCACGGCGCCAACCAATAGCAAGAGCCCAAACCAGTTAACCAATGCCTATCATGCCTGGGGGACATGTGATCGCAACGACGCCACTGGGAAACAGTAAAGAACGCCACTGCGGAGCTGCAACCGAAAGGAAGGTATGTTTCAGCCAAAAGCAAAAAACATTTCTCCATAACATTAACTTAGGTAAGTTAGATTATAAAAACCTACTGCTCGTTATCCCATGGTCCAGGATGCAAGTAAGGAGGTCAGTTAAAGACAGTTTGAAGCAGGGAGACCATCAGGGGGGAGACAGGCGGGACACCTGGAAGGAGCACTGGTACAGTCAACAATGTCACTCACTGGCGGACAGTGTAATAGAGATATCCCTGTGTCATAAATTAGATCTTCATGATGCAGGGATGTCCCAGGCCCTTGCTGCGCAATGAGCATGCGGAcactcatgttcccctcacatagaaTGACCACCTGACATTTGCCCCTCACCTAGAATGGCCCATGTCCTGTGCCACTTGCGtagaatgccccctgagggggcaggacaggaagcattatatgggagggaaacatgACGGTACCATTAGATGTGAGTGGCAGAGGacatggggcacaggacagggggtattagctcggaggggcacatgacagggcctcCCCCGTCATCTGCCCATATAATGGCCATGACTTAGAAttcacccctgtcatgtgcccctcccacATAATGCCCCCCATTACATGTGACCCTCACATCTAACGCCACCCTGATGTGCCCATCACTTCGAATAACCCCTGTCCTGTGACCTTCACATATAATGACACATGTGGTGAGGGAGTGcctccatttttaatttttattgttggCCCAAAATTAATTAGAAAGACCCTGATAGAGGGCATACAGCTACCTATGTTGCCATACAATTTGATAGTCGTGCACAAAGGGTCACTAGGTATTTTGGCAAAAAACATGTTGGTTTGGTAAAGAGGCAGCATTTTGTGTGTGAATTTTAAACCAAATGTTTGTGGTGTGCTCTCCCAGGTTCGGTGTTTACCAAAACCGAAAAGCTGATTGTCaactcagagaagacgtcacttgtgagtAGCCCTATGTCATTTGGCATGCACATCAAATAATTAGCAACACATTATTTGACTGCCCTGTAGTTTGATCGAATGTAATTCTGTAAAACTATTTAGGATCCCAAATTTTTGTGCTGGCTGGGCGGGGGAAGCATTTCTTCCAGGTGGGGTGGGTGGCGCTTTGGGAAACAGACCTCAAGCTGGTTAAGGATACATTACCTTTGTTAGTGCAAACATGGCCATCTAAAATAATTTCTAACATAAAATTTTGCCCAGTTGGCCCAATGCCTTGGACCCACCCTAAAAAATTTGAACATATGGCTAGGGTAAATTTTACAAATATTAATGGAGACATGTTTTCAGACATAGAACACTGTGATGTTTCTTACTTCCCTTTAAGTCAGATAAATCCATGCCTGATCTTCTTTGGTATCATATTTCAGATCTGTCAAGAATTCAAAAACGTGGGTGAGGATGTCCAAACAACCACGCACTGAGCAGTCCAAAAGTGTCACGTCAGGTAGGCTACATTCCATACTGAGATGAGAACATTATTTCATACaacacaaaacaaaaactccAAATGGTCGTGTGATGTTACGCAGCATGTGTAAGTGCTTGATTGAAGCCTAAAATGACCACGATAAGCTGACACACTTTACCAATGTGCGAGGCAAGGCACATGCCAAAATCTCGCACACATAGATGGAGATGACTAAAAACCTGCCCAGATGTCCAATTTCGCAGTTTGACGGAGAAATTTTTTTTCGGGATGGTTGAATTTGGTGGAGGCATTGTTTAAAATGAAAACTGCAATCTGATTGGTGGTGCTTTGAAACGGGTCAACTTCTACTCTGTACCGGTTTGTAAAAAGCTACAACAATGTGTAGCTAGGCAGATGGCTGAGGCAATGTTTGAGGCTACTGCACATGCACACAGCAGCTCGCACATTGCAGTGGGTCTGCTTGGTGCTACCTATTTTGGTTATGTTCACCCTCTTCAGAGTGTGAACAGAATCTCCAATAGCTTAATTCAGccagcggagattcagactgccAGGCGGCCGCTTTAGGACCGCGCCACACTGCCCCATCAACATTGACTGTAATTACATGTTATTGTTGTGCTTTACATTCATTGGCAAAATATTGCACaaatgaaattccacagtgtgaacaggtctcgggGAGACCCATTTGCAATAATGTAATGTTCACAACACGGACTTACGATTGTGGAATTCCGCGCAAAGTCCGTAGTGGGAACATACCGTTACaatccaagcaggcacatgtaaaggcagcatacagtggtCATTAATTGGCAGCTAAACATCATCAAATCTGCTGGGTATCCATTTAGATGAACGTACACTCAGATTTAACATGGAATGTGGCTGTGTTCAAAAACAGAGAAAGTAATTGTAACAAGTGTAgaaacagtacagtggtccctcaacatccgATGGTAATTTTATCCAAACCACCCATCGtgtgttgaatccatcgtatgttgagggattgttgcaatgtaaaaagtacattatatactgacctgtccccgccgctcctgacagcgtcctcaccgctcctgatgctgtcccatGGGTTCCTGCTGCTGTCCTGCTGCTCCGTCGTCTTCTTCGGGGTCCTCCGTCATCTCCGGCATTTTCTACGGGGTGcgtgcctcgctttctggtgatgttattacgttgctgcgccgggacggcatgcgcagcgatgTAATAActacaccagaaagcgaggctcgGACCAGGGGGAAGTTGCAGGAGACGCCAGAGAATCGCAAAGAGGACCTGGAGCAGCGGGGCTAGGTAAGTGAAGCTGccggggatgcttaaactgctatcccacagcagcttaagcattttgggctgtcggatagcagttaatgcaatggccccgacatctaaaaacatcgtatgtcgatgctgacatcaacatgcgatggcctctgagaggccatcatatgtcgatttgatcatatgtcggggccatcgcatgtcgggaggTTACTGTACATGATATGGGAGTAAAATATGTGTTGGACCTATTCTTTTGCCAATTTTTAAACATGTGCAGAGCAAGAGTATTTCATTTGGACATTGCAACATTTGGGTTGGTGGTCTGCCCAAAAATTGCTACTGTCAAGTCCAACACTGTTCCTCTGTGTGTGGGTATTTTGGCTTTTAAAAAGCTTAGAAAAATATGTAACAAATTAGAAGCACAACATATATAACAGATATTTCATGATTCCACTTTTCATTCTTTCAGAGAAAAGACAGTCCACAAATGCCAGACAACGGGGGCAAACCTTCCATCATAAAGAACTTGTGGATATGGTTCGGCTCATTGATGAGTTGAGTGCCACACGTGCCCCAAGAGGGCAGGTGAACCAGCAAAAACATGACATAATGTCTCAAGTAGCTACCTATCTTAAGGAAAAATATGGAACATTCCACACTTCCAAACAAGTAAAAAAACGGTTCTCCGACTTAAAGGTTCGCAAAACTCGTAGACTGGGGTCTATTCGCCGACAGATTGCTGAAGGTAAGTACATATATTATGCTAAGTAAcactgacaaaaaaaaagaaaattaggcAAAACAGGGAAGTAAAGCCTAGGGGAGTTCATTAAAAACATGTGAAAAGGAGATGTTGCCCATAAGCACAAATTTGACGCACTCTTTTAATTTCAAATGTGATTGTTAAAAAGTAAGTAAGCCAAGTTTTTGTTGGGTTGGGGAAACTAGTTAGGATTACTTTGTTTTCTGAACTATGGGGCCATGTTCGTGGAGTTAAGGTGTCAAAAGAAATCTTTAAGTTTAAAGGAGTTTTTCAGGAAAACCCACACTTTTGAATTTCCCAAAAGTAGATAGGTTAAGTAGGTGATTGTGGGTGTTCCAATCCTGCTAACCCCGCTAGCTCCTGTACAGGGTCATGTAAGGTAAGTCTGCATTAAGGGTTCCAACAAAGGGACACGGTGCATCGGCCAACACACCCCCACCATGTATCCCCCTTCTTATTTTTCCTTTCCCGCAGTGCGAAGAATGTCACATGATGCAGAGTTGCTGTGGAGACGGGGGAAGCCACGACAGGTTAGCTGACGGAGTGTTTATCCACGTCACTTCCGGCACCAGCGTGTGCGTCCCTTTCGTATCCGCAGCAACGGAGCATCGTGAGCGCACTTGTATGACGTAATATATGAGGAATGTTAGGGCGGCGGATGCTTGTTAGCTAGTCCCCACCTCTGTTTTACGTCAGGATTAGGGTCAGGTATTTAAGGGAGGATATGGGAGTACGACAACAAACTGGAAGAAGCACTTTACGTGCAAAACGGGCGTTGCTCGTGCGGTTGTCTGGCCACCTGCACCATTTTGTATGTTCACTCATGCTGCTGGAAATAAAGAAGCTTCTTTTGAAGTATATCCCAGATAGATGCATGTAGGGTGTATGTTGGCTGGTAATTCCAGTGAGAAAGTTCAAACAACGCTTCATGCAGACTTCCAGTGGCATGTACAGGATAGCTGTGTGCCCTACAGGTGATAAACCCGCCAATCGAATTTGGATGGGAACAATTATATTAATTAAAAGGTTAACTTTGCGGCACAAAATGTTTGGGATTCAAAGCCTTTGGGTCACTTCTACTTAGTAACAATGCCTTATTTTTAAGGCACAAAACATTGGACATATGTTTGACCTATTTAAGAAATGGAACAACAGGTGTCTCCCTCCAGGTCCCGAGCACATTTCCACACATCTCTTGTcctgactttggactcctgcttgcctggcagaagtccaaaagctaTTAGTGCAGAgatggtgtgtgcagccttagccaatcctaTCTCATTTCACAGTGAACTGGTCTGGCCTGGGTGTATCATAGTAAGTGAGGAATTTCTCCCTTCTATGGCTTGAGATGATGTAATGCCTGATGATGAACCACCCTTCACAGTGTGGaaatctgactgagactaagGCGAAAAAACATTCCCAGAAATGGTTAACGTATTTCAGAAAAATCAACATGGCTTAAACATTAATGCATATGAATTTTGGTAACGTATTTTGCCAATCTTTTAAGTGGTTAGTCAATCAATCCtttcaaataaataatatataatccACAATCCTAATTTTCAGAACATGAGCCAAAGGAAGACACACAGTTGCAGGCAAAATGTACAGATGAGGAGGAGCCAAGTGTTAGTGGCAATTGCAACAAGCCAGATGAGAATCAGGTGAGTCCGGCTTAGTGACCTCCTTGTGGCACAAACTTGCAAACACACATAATTAGGCATCTTGGCCACTCTCCTTTGGATAGTAGCTAAGTGGTTAATGTAAATTAACCAACGTAAAAGTTTTCTTCTtgtgtttctatttttattacaaTTAAAACCTTTCTGAGTCGGGAAAATTTAGATTCCAAATACAAAACATAATCATTACTTAGCAGATTATAGATAACACAGAGAAAATCTAAATGGGAGAAAAGGAGATATCAGATGCAAAGTATTGGAAGGGAAAATCAATTCGATCTCCGAACTAAAAATATGTTGACCTTGCTGTCCACATTTGATTGCTCAAATCAGGGTTCACGCAAGAGCCCCACTTTGAGGCTGCAAACACCGGTaaaaagttttgcaaaaaatgaaaagttgTGTCAGGGCCATCACTTGTTTATCGATTACACAAAAAGCATTAACTATTCAACAATGTTTTGGGGGCAAGATgtgtaatagagatgagcgaacttctcggctcggcagttgatgacttatcctgcataaattagttcagctttcaggtgctccggtgggctggaaaaggtggatacagacctaggagatgtatccaccttttccaggccaccgaagcacctgaaagctgaactaatttaggcaggataagtcatcaactgccgagccgagaagttcgtgacgaatcgtatttactgtaagttcgctcatctctaatgtgtaATCCACTTTATTATATTAATATGTACAATTTACCAGGAACGCAACATCCTAAATTGACGAAGGACATTATTGATGCAAAATGTGTCTAATTCTTTCACAGGAAATGTTGGTTTGCCCGGAAACAGAATATTTTACATTGCATTTGCAACCCATTGATAGTGAAAAATTTGAACAACTTCCAGAGCCACAAAGGGAGAATCCAGAAACCAAAACTATTAGATTTCTGGATCGGAGGCTATGTCAAATGCAAGAAGAGTTAACTAGCCAAATGTCCACCTTAATCcaaaaaatggaggagaaaataaATGCAAAACTTGACCATGTGCTTGCTCGAATTACTGTTTTGGAAGAAAAATGCAATGTTTTGAATCCGTAAAACACCCCAAAAATATACACGTTTCAGTGTTAGGGTGGTTTCCCACCCGGTTTTTACAGATACTTGATCGCATACGTCAGGGAGAGGAGGAACCGCTCCCTGCCGCATGCGGTCCCGTATCTCATATAGTTCTATGAGCGACCGGAGACtaacgctgcctccggtcggctctGATTTGCAAACGTATGCAGTTTCTAAAGGGACCTTAAACCGCAGTTGACTGCGGTTTAAGGTCCGGTTAGAAACCGCATATGTTTACAAAtcggagccgaccggaggcagcgttaGTCTCCGGTCGCTCATAGAACTATATGAGATACGGGACCGCATGCGGCAGGGACCGGTTCCTCCTCTCCCTGACGTATGCAGTCACATATCTGTAAAAACCGCATGGGAAACTACTTACATATGTTGGAGATTTTGTTGTCTGTATCTTTTAGGTTAACTGTTTAATCCTTCTTCCGGATACAActactgtgatctcctgtacgggccctgGTACTACACATGAAGATAGCGTTTTGGGCCGGAATGATGCTGCGCATGACACGCCACTCCATGTATCGGGAGAGTATATATGGTGTGGAGTGTTGTACACTGCATCATGCTGGGGACAGACACACCACCTTCCTGCGTAATGCCAGAGCCCCATACAAGAGATTATGGGTAACACAGTGGTCAGTCCCCCGCAATCTGTAAGGCTGGCTTCACAGCAGAATTTCATTCTTGGCTGAACAGATGCGATTTCCAAAGTTAAAATCAGCTGAAATCAGATCAGTGCTGGGACATGTCCGCACCCATTAACTAGTACGGTACTGCGGACCGGATCATAGGCTGCTAGGAAGGACATGAGATATTtctccaaacctgtgcagagtaaaggttggccagttgcccctagcaaaaagattgcttacttcatttttcataggcctttttccaaatgaaataagcaatcttaaTGTTTGCTAGGTGAAAAGCAAAAAATGGTACTCTAGACAGGTTTGGAGAAATCtccctcatagggggagatttaacaaaacctgtgcaaaggataagtttgacagttgcccatagcaaccaatcagattgcttctttaatttggcCGAGGCCTTGGGAAAAatcaaggaagcaatctgattggttgctatgggcaactgcaccactcttcctctacactggtttagtAAAATCTCCCCCTCTGATCATGAAATGTTGTCAGCATGTGAGATATTTGACACAGAGTGGAAATCATGCCAGACCATCATTTTCTGTCCATATGGAAAAACAGACATGAGTTGACCCAAAAAATATTGTACGCCCTAGCAAACTACAATCAGGTCAGCAGTCCACTAATAGTTAATGAATACGTGCATGTTTCGGCACAGATTCGAGGTCAGCTGATTATAGATTAGGAAATCGTATCTGTTGTGCAGACACTAAAATTGTGTTCTTAAGACGACCAACAGATTCACATATGTTTATGGTTTGGTGGGAAAATAGTCAAAATAGTAAAAGTACATGTtgagaatgtaaaaaaaaggatgctgacTACATTGTGAAATAACAATGTAGTTAATttggaatatgttttttttatttttttatgtttgtaaaaaataaaaatatttttgaaaaaaaaaagtttgttaagTGTAAACGGAAATAACGGAAAGCACTGGCCAATTACATCACATATTCTAGAGACACTTGCACAAAAAAATGAATTTCAACACCCATGCTTGCTTGCCTTTAAACAGTGGAGCATCAGACACTTTCTACGTGTCCTTGCTACCACTCGTAGATTTTtagacgattttgacaaaaataaCCCAATTGCGCCAAAAAAAGGTCTAAATTTTTTGAGCGCAAATGATAAATAACAGTCCACTGGATTAAGTTGTCTACGGTACACCAaaatggtgacaactttagaaaatcatccaccaaaaaaaaacgcaacccaaatgcaaaaaaaacgcaattgcgcaaaatcggTAGACGGGAAAActagtctaaaggcaatgatacatgtccccctaagaGCTTAAGACCATACGCAAATCTGTGTGTGACATTATTCATTGTGGATGCAAGGGGTGCGTTCATCATTGTTTTTACTACATATGTTATAGAACTTTTTGAGGAAGGCCATAATAGGCAGAAACATCAATACAGCCATTTGATTGGTCCaaaaatttctttaataaaataattcaggAACGTAGCCAGGGGTCGTCACCGGGAGATCAGTCAGAATGATGCCGAATCATGGTCCATATAACATAGCCGAGGTCATATCCGGGGGATCAGTCAGGAGGTGGATGGTACCTCAGGTCTCTGGAGGATCCaggcagatgctgtaaaaaacacaatgttattattatactagatatagagagagggagTGAACTGGATTTATATAATGTGAAATATTACTTACCTATAGCAGCAAAGCAGGGCCAGGAACAGCATCAAGAACGGAGTGCCGATAATAACGCTTCGTGGGATATACTGGAAGCGATCGCTTAGGTCTTGAATCTGTGAAGCAATTGATCTCCGGATTcctaaaaaacacaaaatcatgttattaaaacaggtatttatcttatttcctactatacacatagaggaggatactTACTCACGAGTCCCTGGTCCTTGGCACTGTCTGTGGGCACGTCATCTCCAGAATGAGGGATGATGGTATTTTCCTCAACTGGAGGCAGAGGACGGCTGCTGACAACGCACATCcaacacacaaagaaaaataaCTGGAAAATCATTTCCAAAATGCACAAAACACACTAAAAAGAATTGAGcaatgctctctctc
The sequence above is a segment of the Hyla sarda isolate aHylSar1 chromosome 6, aHylSar1.hap1, whole genome shotgun sequence genome. Coding sequences within it:
- the LOC130275754 gene encoding putative nuclease HARBI1, whose protein sequence is MEAHLPIMMMWQNEETQPQSLITKRRQPRVFRERVALSSFSEMEIRQQFRLSRQAIEELYSKIQPSLERKTKRSQAIPGMTKLIAVLHYLASGSFQYCVASKFGISQSAFSRIVHEVVEALYNVVNDYIKFPLTSLEQRQMMAKFYAKAGFPNILGLIDCTHVALIPPAQFEAIYRNRKLFHSLNVQIVCGPNFEILDVVASYPGSNHDSYILQQSLLGNMFANGSFGDGLLLGDNGYSLQSWLMTPYLNPSTAAEKKYNRAHVKTRTQVERLFGILKSRFRCLDITGGALLYKPEFVGKLVIACCILHNIANTHQIPIEIASDLREHIACQGEYRQEGTHEGRARQQEITHRFFRN
- the LOC130275755 gene encoding uncharacterized protein LOC130275755 → MSKQPRTEQSKSVTSEKRQSTNARQRGQTFHHKELVDMVRLIDELSATRAPRGQVNQQKHDIMSQVATYLKEKYGTFHTSKQVKKRFSDLKVRKTRRLGSIRRQIAEEHEPKEDTQLQAKCTDEEEPSVSGNCNKPDENQEMLVCPETEYFTLHLQPIDSEKFEQLPEPQRENPETKTIRFLDRRLCQMQEELTSQMSTLIQKMEEKINAKLDHVLARITVLEEKCNVLNP